In Tsuneonella amylolytica, one genomic interval encodes:
- a CDS encoding acetyl-CoA C-acetyltransferase → MGEAYIIDAVRTPRGIGKAGKGALSHLHPQHLAATVLSAIKERNDLDTATVDDIVWSTSSQNGKQGGDLGRMAALSAGYDVKASGTTLDRFCGGGISSVNFAAASVMSGMEDCVIAGGTEMMSYTAAHAAEQANAGLPPRLMGSGHEALDELHPQSHQGVCGDAIATIEGIDRKALDDLALVSQQRADRAIKEGRFDKSVVPVKNPDGTIALDREEFPRPETTAEGLASLNPSFAKIADFDIGGTTFRKQINRRYPDLEIQHFHHAGNSSGVVDGAAALLITSPEYAKENGLKPRARIVAYANQGDDPTLMLNAPVPAAKKVLEKAGLTKDDIDVWEINEAFSVVAEKFIRDLDLDREKVNINGGAMALGHPIGATGSILVGTALDELERSGGRYGLITMCAAGGMAPALIIERIDGEA, encoded by the coding sequence ATGGGCGAGGCCTACATCATCGACGCGGTGCGCACCCCCCGCGGCATCGGCAAGGCGGGCAAGGGCGCGCTGAGCCACCTCCACCCGCAGCATCTGGCCGCCACGGTCCTCTCCGCGATCAAGGAGCGCAACGACCTCGACACCGCGACGGTGGACGACATCGTGTGGTCGACCAGCAGCCAGAACGGCAAGCAAGGCGGCGACCTGGGGCGCATGGCGGCGCTTTCCGCAGGTTACGACGTGAAGGCCAGCGGCACCACGCTCGACCGCTTCTGCGGCGGCGGCATCAGCAGTGTGAACTTCGCCGCCGCGAGCGTCATGTCGGGAATGGAAGACTGCGTCATCGCGGGCGGCACCGAGATGATGAGCTACACCGCCGCGCACGCTGCCGAACAGGCCAATGCCGGCCTGCCGCCGCGCCTGATGGGTTCGGGCCACGAGGCGCTCGACGAACTCCACCCGCAAAGCCACCAGGGCGTGTGCGGCGACGCCATCGCCACGATCGAGGGCATCGACCGCAAGGCGTTGGACGACCTCGCACTCGTCAGTCAGCAGCGCGCCGACCGCGCGATCAAGGAAGGCCGCTTCGACAAGAGCGTGGTGCCGGTAAAGAACCCCGACGGCACGATCGCACTCGACAGGGAAGAGTTTCCGCGGCCCGAGACGACTGCCGAGGGCCTCGCCTCCTTGAACCCGAGCTTCGCCAAGATCGCGGACTTCGACATCGGCGGGACGACCTTCCGCAAGCAGATCAACCGCCGCTATCCCGACCTCGAGATTCAGCACTTCCACCACGCGGGCAACAGTTCGGGCGTGGTCGACGGCGCCGCGGCGCTCCTCATCACCAGCCCCGAATATGCCAAGGAGAACGGACTCAAGCCCCGCGCGCGCATCGTCGCCTACGCCAACCAGGGCGACGACCCCACGCTGATGCTCAACGCCCCGGTCCCGGCGGCGAAGAAAGTGCTGGAAAAGGCTGGCCTGACCAAGGACGACATCGACGTGTGGGAGATCAACGAGGCGTTCTCGGTGGTCGCCGAGAAGTTCATCCGCGACCTCGATCTCGACCGTGAAAAGGTGAATATCAACGGCGGTGCGATGGCGCTGGGTCATCCGATCGGTGCGACCGGTTCGATCCTCGTCGGCACCGCGCTCGACGAACTCGAACGCTCGGGCGGCCGCTACGGCCTCATCACCATGTGCGCGGCGGGCGGCATGGCCCCGGCGCTGATCATCGAGCGGATCGACGGCGAGGCATAA
- the hppD gene encoding 4-hydroxyphenylpyruvate dioxygenase, whose translation MADLFENPAGLDGFEFVEFCAPEKGMLEPVFEAMGFTRVAQHRSKDVHLWRQGGINLIANYEPRSAAWYFAREHGPSACGMAFRVKDARQAYAHLLEKGAEPVAVQTGPMELHIPAIRGIGGAILYLVDRYAGEGDEGLTIYDIDFEYLPGVDKHPVGAGFERIDHLTHNVYGGRMKYWADYYETLFNFREIRYFDIKGEYTGLTSKALTAPDGKIRIPLNEEGKGGGGQIEEFLREFNGEGIQHIALICDDLVAAWDRLQKLGVPFMTAPPDTYYEMLEERLPGHGEEAERLRTRGILLDGTTEGGQPRLLLQIFAQAQVGPVFFEFIQRKGDEGFGEGNFKALFESMERDQVNRGVLKVEEPAE comes from the coding sequence ATGGCCGACCTGTTCGAAAACCCCGCCGGCCTCGACGGCTTCGAATTCGTCGAGTTCTGCGCGCCCGAGAAGGGCATGCTCGAACCGGTGTTCGAGGCGATGGGCTTCACCCGCGTCGCGCAGCACCGCTCGAAGGACGTGCACCTCTGGCGGCAGGGCGGCATCAACCTGATCGCGAACTACGAACCCAGGAGCGCCGCGTGGTACTTCGCCCGCGAACATGGTCCGTCGGCCTGCGGCATGGCGTTCCGCGTGAAGGATGCGCGGCAGGCCTACGCCCACCTGCTGGAAAAGGGCGCCGAACCCGTCGCGGTGCAGACCGGCCCGATGGAACTGCACATCCCCGCGATCCGCGGCATCGGCGGGGCGATCCTCTATCTCGTCGACCGCTATGCCGGTGAAGGCGACGAAGGCCTGACGATCTACGATATCGATTTCGAGTACCTTCCGGGCGTCGACAAGCACCCGGTCGGGGCCGGGTTCGAGCGCATCGACCACCTGACGCACAACGTCTACGGCGGCCGGATGAAGTACTGGGCGGACTACTACGAGACGCTCTTCAACTTCCGCGAAATCCGCTACTTCGACATCAAGGGCGAATATACCGGCCTCACCTCCAAGGCGCTCACCGCGCCCGATGGGAAAATCCGCATTCCCCTCAATGAAGAGGGCAAGGGCGGCGGCGGCCAGATCGAGGAATTTCTGCGCGAATTCAACGGCGAGGGTATCCAGCACATCGCGCTTATCTGCGACGATCTCGTCGCCGCTTGGGACCGCCTGCAGAAGCTGGGCGTTCCCTTCATGACCGCGCCGCCGGACACCTACTACGAGATGCTGGAAGAGCGCCTGCCCGGTCATGGCGAGGAAGCCGAGCGGCTGCGCACCCGCGGGATCCTGCTCGACGGGACGACTGAGGGCGGCCAGCCGCGCCTGCTCCTCCAGATCTTCGCGCAGGCGCAGGTCGGCCCCGTGTTCTTCGAGTTCATCCAGCGCAAGGGCGACGAGGGCTTCGGCGAAGGCAACTTCAAGGCCCTGTTCGAAAGCATGGAGCGCGACCAGGTCAACCGCGGCGTGCTCAAGGTCGAGGAACCGGCGGAATGA
- a CDS encoding VOC family protein, which yields MTDHPIKHPISLGGVHHAAYRCKDAKETVEWYGRVLGMDYTTAFAEDHVPSTGDYDPYMHVFLDAGNGNVLAFFELPHQTDMGRDENTPAWVQHLAFKVASEEELLAAKEHVEAQGIDVLGPTHHGIFKSIYFFDPNGHRVELATDIGTDEQYAELKRVAPMMLEEWSRTKKAPRHADWLHEIARGEHAAAKPSD from the coding sequence ATGACCGACCACCCCATCAAGCACCCCATTTCCTTGGGCGGCGTCCACCATGCCGCATATCGCTGCAAGGATGCCAAGGAGACCGTCGAATGGTACGGCCGCGTGCTCGGCATGGACTACACCACCGCCTTCGCCGAGGATCATGTGCCCTCGACCGGCGACTACGACCCGTACATGCACGTGTTCCTCGACGCGGGTAACGGCAACGTGCTGGCGTTCTTCGAACTGCCGCACCAGACCGACATGGGGCGGGACGAGAACACACCCGCGTGGGTCCAGCACCTCGCCTTCAAGGTCGCCAGCGAGGAAGAGCTTCTCGCCGCCAAGGAGCATGTCGAGGCGCAGGGCATCGACGTGCTAGGCCCCACGCATCACGGCATCTTCAAGTCGATCTACTTCTTCGATCCCAACGGCCACCGGGTCGAACTGGCGACCGACATCGGCACCGACGAACAGTACGCCGAACTGAAGCGCGTCGCGCCGATGATGCTGGAGGAATGGAGCCGGACCAAGAAGGCCCCGCGCCATGCCGACTGGCTGCATGAGATCGCCCGCGGCGAACACGCCGCCGCCAAGCCGTCGGACTAG
- a CDS encoding ADP-ribosylglycohydrolase family protein — protein sequence MPAGRIGMTFCPGKQQAHAATGTWKRDLALDVAAVRESGAAVVVSLVEPHELDELGVPDLGDEVRRQHMDWLHLPIADVSVPTDAFEQAWLTAGEGLRTRLRNGFDVVVHCKGGLGRAGMIAARLLVELGTPAEEAIAIVRAARPGAIETTAQERYVHSIAPAPELIPSTTPDALQDRALGALLGLAVGDALGTTLEFKARDSYEPLTTIVGGGPFRLKPGQWTDDTAMALALADSLIAHPELDQDDLMQRFDRWQRSGAYSCTGTCFDIGITVSSALARWRRTGDAAAGSTDPKTAGNGALMRLAPVALRWAHDPARLVEVAARQTVTTHAAPEAISASVAFAQLLAAAIAGEPLSTIIAPRSDAAYRGTIAAIMDGSWHGKRRDEIQSSGYVAHSLEAALWATARTTSFRDAVLLAANLGGDADTTAAITGQLAGAIYGASGIPQDWLAMIEWRERITELGLRLIGDRQSGETSNVLERSHS from the coding sequence TTGCCCGCGGGGCGGATCGGCATGACCTTTTGCCCGGGCAAGCAGCAGGCGCATGCCGCAACCGGTACGTGGAAGCGAGACCTCGCTCTCGACGTCGCCGCCGTTCGCGAGAGCGGCGCAGCGGTAGTGGTGAGTTTGGTCGAACCGCACGAACTGGATGAGCTCGGCGTACCGGACCTCGGCGACGAAGTCCGCCGGCAGCACATGGACTGGCTTCACCTGCCCATTGCCGACGTTTCGGTTCCCACCGACGCGTTCGAGCAGGCTTGGCTGACCGCAGGCGAGGGCCTGCGGACTCGCCTGCGCAACGGCTTCGACGTGGTCGTCCATTGCAAAGGGGGCCTTGGCCGTGCCGGCATGATTGCGGCTCGCCTGCTAGTCGAACTGGGCACCCCGGCGGAGGAGGCCATTGCCATCGTGCGCGCGGCACGGCCCGGCGCTATCGAGACAACAGCGCAGGAACGCTATGTCCACAGCATCGCGCCAGCACCCGAACTGATCCCCTCAACAACGCCCGATGCGCTGCAGGACCGCGCACTCGGAGCCCTGCTTGGCCTTGCGGTCGGCGATGCGCTTGGAACCACGCTCGAGTTCAAAGCCCGCGATAGCTATGAGCCCCTCACCACTATCGTTGGCGGCGGACCTTTCCGGCTCAAGCCGGGGCAGTGGACCGATGATACCGCCATGGCTCTTGCTCTCGCCGACAGCCTCATTGCGCACCCCGAACTCGACCAGGACGATCTCATGCAGCGGTTCGACCGCTGGCAGCGCAGCGGTGCCTACTCGTGTACCGGGACCTGTTTCGACATCGGCATCACGGTATCCTCTGCCTTGGCGCGGTGGCGCCGCACGGGCGACGCTGCAGCCGGTTCGACCGATCCCAAGACCGCCGGCAATGGTGCGCTCATGCGCCTTGCTCCGGTTGCCCTGCGATGGGCGCACGATCCCGCCAGGCTTGTCGAGGTCGCTGCCCGGCAGACGGTCACCACCCATGCCGCTCCAGAAGCCATCAGTGCCTCGGTCGCCTTTGCGCAGCTTCTTGCCGCTGCCATCGCCGGTGAACCTCTTAGCACCATTATCGCGCCGCGTTCCGATGCCGCCTATCGCGGCACGATCGCTGCGATCATGGACGGCTCCTGGCACGGTAAGCGGCGCGACGAGATCCAGTCGTCGGGCTATGTCGCGCACTCGCTCGAGGCTGCGCTCTGGGCGACCGCCCGCACAACCTCGTTCCGGGACGCTGTCCTGCTCGCTGCTAATCTCGGAGGCGACGCCGACACCACCGCGGCCATCACCGGCCAGCTTGCCGGTGCGATCTACGGCGCCAGCGGTATTCCCCAAGACTGGCTTGCCATGATCGAGTGGCGAGAGAGGATTACCGAGCTTGGCCTTCGCCTTATCGGCGATCGACAGTCAGGCGAGACTAGCAATGTGTTAGAACGGTCTCACTCGTGA
- a CDS encoding YqaJ viral recombinase family protein: protein MTASASSPIGPYWPALSAIGLSEEAREARRHSIGGSDANIILSGSDEKVLRLWQEKRGEAEPEDLTGNLAVMLGSWSEAFNRQWYERDSGLAVSRVGISITSEQQPWRTCTLDGYVDALAAVWEAKHTNAFTSAEDALARWMPQLQHNMAVIGCERAVLSVIFGNAKWEVFEIAADWLYQDELLEAEQRFWDCVLTGEPPVALPPPPPPRPVGHREVSLEGSNAWAAAAADWIANRAAAATHKAATAALKELVEADVTRAFGHGIEAKRSKAGALSIRELGQ from the coding sequence ATGACCGCAAGCGCATCTTCGCCTATAGGGCCTTACTGGCCGGCGCTGTCGGCGATCGGCCTGTCGGAGGAGGCGCGTGAGGCCCGCCGCCACTCGATCGGGGGAAGCGATGCCAACATCATCCTGTCGGGTTCGGACGAGAAGGTCCTGCGGCTGTGGCAGGAGAAGCGCGGCGAGGCCGAGCCGGAAGACCTGACCGGCAACCTTGCGGTCATGCTGGGATCGTGGAGCGAGGCGTTCAACCGCCAGTGGTACGAGCGCGACAGCGGGCTTGCGGTCAGCCGGGTCGGCATTTCGATCACGAGCGAGCAACAGCCGTGGCGCACCTGCACGCTCGATGGCTACGTCGATGCGCTGGCCGCGGTATGGGAGGCCAAGCACACCAACGCGTTCACCAGCGCCGAGGATGCGCTGGCCCGGTGGATGCCGCAGCTTCAGCACAATATGGCGGTGATCGGCTGCGAACGGGCGGTGCTGTCGGTGATCTTCGGCAACGCCAAGTGGGAGGTGTTCGAGATCGCCGCCGACTGGCTGTACCAGGACGAGCTGCTTGAAGCCGAACAGCGGTTCTGGGACTGCGTGCTGACCGGCGAGCCGCCGGTCGCGCTCCCTCCCCCGCCCCCGCCGCGGCCGGTGGGGCATCGCGAGGTGAGCCTTGAAGGCAGCAACGCATGGGCAGCAGCCGCTGCCGACTGGATCGCCAACCGGGCCGCGGCCGCCACGCACAAGGCGGCGACCGCAGCATTGAAGGAGCTGGTCGAGGCGGACGTGACCCGCGCGTTCGGCCACGGCATCGAGGCCAAGCGCAGCAAGGCCGGCGCGCTGTCGATCCGTGAGCTCGGCCAGTGA
- a CDS encoding ERF family protein — MIGRVYQAISAVAGELAGDGIAKTRLNARDNYLYRSIDDVLGALAPLLARHRLCILPRVLERSAAERIDASGALVMHVALKVAFDLVSAEDGSAHTIEAYGEALDEGDKGTAKAMQSAYKYAVLQAFCVPALAGEDADARSHKLTPSLRAEPAEGWPAWCAMLRGEIAACASPGDLRSLQQARRGDLAALSREQPALYRDIGAAFAGRQAALTGSQHDAATSSAAGEPEARDTGPAQPPARPAQQRTPSSAHTAENGSAAIAAATINTARPKKANGAHA, encoded by the coding sequence GTGATCGGCCGGGTCTACCAGGCAATCAGCGCGGTCGCGGGCGAGCTGGCCGGGGACGGCATCGCCAAGACACGGCTCAATGCGCGGGACAACTACCTTTACCGCAGCATCGACGATGTGCTGGGGGCGCTGGCTCCGCTTCTGGCCCGTCACCGGCTCTGCATCCTGCCGCGGGTACTGGAGCGCAGCGCGGCCGAGCGGATCGATGCGAGCGGCGCGCTGGTCATGCACGTCGCGCTCAAGGTTGCGTTCGATCTCGTTAGTGCGGAGGATGGCTCGGCGCACACGATCGAGGCATACGGCGAAGCGCTGGATGAAGGCGACAAGGGCACCGCCAAGGCGATGCAGTCGGCTTACAAGTATGCGGTGCTGCAGGCGTTCTGCGTGCCGGCGCTGGCCGGCGAAGACGCCGATGCCCGCTCACATAAGCTGACGCCCTCGCTCCGGGCCGAACCCGCAGAAGGCTGGCCGGCGTGGTGCGCGATGCTGCGCGGCGAGATCGCCGCCTGCGCGTCTCCAGGCGACCTCCGCTCGTTGCAGCAAGCCCGGCGGGGCGACCTCGCGGCGCTCTCGCGCGAGCAGCCGGCGCTTTACCGGGACATAGGCGCTGCGTTCGCCGGGCGTCAGGCAGCGCTGACCGGGTCACAGCATGACGCCGCGACGTCATCTGCAGCAGGCGAGCCCGAAGCTAGGGATACGGGACCGGCTCAGCCCCCTGCCAGGCCCGCGCAGCAGCGTACACCATCGAGCGCGCACACCGCCGAGAATGGGTCTGCGGCAATAGCGGCAGCCACCATCAATACAGCGCGGCCGAAGAAAGCGAACGGTGCGCATGCGTAG
- a CDS encoding DUF968 domain-containing protein — MRSAPLSRHLPERLTRDRTKPASGRDCPAHRAWVRGHHCCVPGCLDRQIECAHVRSGTDGGTALKPSDRWSVSLCRTHHAEQHRIGERAFEAKHALDLKAIAERFAATSPHRHRI, encoded by the coding sequence ATGCGTAGCGCCCCACTGAGCAGACATCTTCCCGAACGACTCACGCGGGATCGTACAAAGCCTGCGTCCGGGCGGGACTGTCCGGCTCACCGGGCATGGGTGCGCGGTCATCACTGCTGTGTCCCCGGCTGTCTCGACCGCCAGATCGAGTGCGCTCATGTGCGGTCGGGCACGGACGGCGGCACCGCCCTCAAGCCGTCCGACCGCTGGTCGGTCAGCCTGTGCCGCACTCATCACGCCGAGCAGCACCGCATCGGCGAGCGTGCGTTCGAAGCCAAACACGCGCTCGACCTCAAGGCGATAGCCGAGCGGTTCGCGGCCACCTCGCCCCATCGGCACAGGATCTGA
- the rfbD gene encoding dTDP-4-dehydrorhamnose reductase has product MKVLITGARGQLGMALLASVPDGLTAIPCDRQNLDLGDGHAIRQFVQTESPDLIINAAAYTAVDLAETHPDEACRINSIAPGILAEASRRAGASMVHISTDFVFDGLRSTPYKPDDARNPLSVYGETKAGGEDAVVDHAAILRTSWVYSLDGANFVNTMLQLMSSRDELKVVADQIGAPTYSPNLADVIWRLALRRGRGIWHYSDAGAASWYDFAVAIQEEALTVGRLTREIPIYPITTDEFPTAAKRPRYSLLDSNETRATLDVPAVHWRKNLRRMMRDSRM; this is encoded by the coding sequence ATGAAGGTATTGATTACGGGTGCGCGGGGGCAATTGGGTATGGCGTTACTTGCTTCGGTACCCGACGGATTGACAGCGATTCCATGCGATCGGCAGAATCTCGACCTTGGTGATGGCCATGCAATCCGGCAATTCGTGCAAACCGAAAGCCCAGATCTGATTATCAATGCTGCCGCTTACACGGCGGTTGATCTAGCAGAAACTCACCCTGACGAAGCTTGTCGAATTAATTCCATAGCACCAGGCATCTTAGCAGAGGCTTCTAGAAGGGCGGGGGCGAGCATGGTGCACATTTCAACCGACTTCGTTTTTGACGGTCTTCGCTCCACCCCATACAAACCTGACGACGCTAGAAATCCACTGTCAGTTTATGGCGAAACAAAAGCGGGTGGCGAGGATGCCGTTGTTGATCACGCCGCAATCCTTCGAACATCATGGGTTTACTCCCTCGACGGCGCAAATTTCGTCAACACAATGTTACAGCTTATGTCTTCCCGTGATGAACTCAAAGTCGTCGCTGACCAGATCGGGGCACCCACATATAGTCCAAACCTCGCAGATGTAATTTGGCGCCTAGCCCTACGACGGGGGCGAGGCATCTGGCATTACAGTGATGCAGGGGCGGCAAGCTGGTATGACTTCGCGGTCGCGATTCAGGAGGAAGCGCTAACGGTTGGTCGACTCACGCGGGAAATACCCATATATCCAATAACAACCGATGAGTTTCCCACCGCAGCCAAGCGACCTCGCTATTCGCTCTTGGACTCAAACGAAACGCGCGCAACACTTGACGTGCCGGCAGTGCATTGGCGGAAAAATCTGCGGCGGATGATGCGAGATTCTCGGATGTAG
- a CDS encoding UTP--glucose-1-phosphate uridylyltransferase, translating into MNSRKPIRKAVFPVAGLGTRFLPATKAIPKELLPIVDRPLIQYAVDEAREAGIEQMIFVTGRGKTAIVEHFDIAYELEATMAERAKDMAALDSTRFTPGEIITVRQQVPLGLGHAIWCARAIVGDEPFAILLPDELMVAAKGGGTGCMKQMVEAYEEVGGNLISVLDVPREEVSSYGVIDPGAEVSGTLTEVAGLVEKPAPGTEPSTKIVSGRYILQPEVMRTLENQGKGDGGEIQLTDAMARMIGTQPFHAVTFAGRRFDCGSKVGFVEATLALALEREDMGAEVRKVAERLLRD; encoded by the coding sequence ATGAACAGCCGCAAGCCCATCCGAAAAGCCGTGTTCCCCGTCGCCGGGCTCGGCACCCGCTTCCTCCCCGCGACCAAGGCGATCCCCAAGGAACTGCTGCCGATCGTCGACCGCCCGCTGATCCAGTACGCGGTGGACGAGGCGCGCGAGGCGGGGATCGAGCAGATGATCTTCGTCACCGGACGCGGCAAGACCGCGATCGTCGAGCATTTCGACATCGCCTACGAACTGGAAGCGACGATGGCCGAGCGAGCCAAGGACATGGCCGCGCTCGATTCCACCCGCTTCACCCCGGGCGAGATCATCACCGTGCGCCAGCAGGTGCCGCTGGGCCTCGGCCACGCGATCTGGTGCGCCCGCGCGATCGTGGGCGACGAACCCTTCGCCATCCTCCTGCCCGACGAGCTGATGGTTGCTGCAAAGGGCGGCGGAACCGGTTGCATGAAACAGATGGTGGAGGCCTACGAGGAAGTCGGCGGCAACCTCATCTCGGTGCTCGATGTCCCGCGCGAGGAGGTTTCGAGCTACGGCGTGATCGACCCGGGCGCGGAGGTGTCGGGTACCCTCACCGAAGTCGCCGGCCTGGTGGAAAAACCCGCCCCCGGCACCGAGCCGAGCACCAAGATCGTCTCGGGCCGCTACATCCTCCAGCCCGAGGTGATGCGCACGCTGGAGAACCAAGGCAAGGGTGACGGCGGCGAGATCCAGCTGACCGACGCGATGGCCCGGATGATCGGCACCCAGCCCTTCCACGCCGTCACCTTCGCCGGCCGCCGCTTCGACTGCGGCAGCAAGGTCGGCTTCGTGGAAGCGACCCTCGCGCTGGCTCTGGAGCGCGAGGACATGGGGGCGGAGGTGCGGAAGGTGGCGGAGCGGTTGCTTAGGGACTGA
- a CDS encoding CpsD/CapB family tyrosine-protein kinase: protein MRTTKVDDTRREGSRDVWNIGDFAVFDPPKGRLEDHLIVGFDTRDRRSRAFSLLRTSVAKKFSEQGTRLIGVTSATPGAGKSYLSMNLAASLSRVQDNPVFLVDLDLRRSSLSEQIGLESSVGIASVLAGSDITLSECGYRIANENVVVFPTGPVKDVSAELLSGQSFESVVQELRTRTAQSIVLFDLPPAFANDDTMLSAQHLDGYIIIADSGRTTDRQVREVMRIMEPSICLGAILNRYDGGLGDEYGYGYGSSAYANYYD, encoded by the coding sequence ATGAGAACGACAAAGGTCGATGACACACGCCGCGAAGGCTCCCGAGATGTTTGGAACATTGGTGATTTTGCCGTTTTCGATCCGCCGAAGGGCAGGCTAGAGGATCATCTCATCGTAGGCTTCGATACGCGCGATCGCAGGTCTCGCGCATTCAGCCTTCTAAGAACCTCGGTTGCCAAGAAGTTTTCAGAACAAGGAACGCGCCTCATTGGCGTTACTTCGGCGACTCCTGGCGCCGGGAAATCCTACCTGTCCATGAACCTCGCAGCATCCTTGTCACGGGTCCAGGACAACCCCGTGTTCTTGGTTGACCTTGATTTGAGACGTTCCTCACTTTCGGAGCAGATTGGTCTAGAAAGTAGCGTCGGGATTGCTTCGGTTCTGGCCGGTAGCGATATCACCCTGTCCGAATGCGGGTATCGGATCGCGAACGAAAACGTCGTTGTTTTTCCGACTGGTCCCGTCAAAGACGTCTCGGCCGAATTGTTGTCCGGACAGAGCTTTGAATCGGTAGTGCAAGAGCTCCGCACGAGAACCGCCCAATCGATAGTTCTGTTCGATCTACCGCCGGCGTTCGCCAACGATGATACGATGTTGAGCGCGCAACATTTGGATGGCTATATCATAATCGCTGATAGTGGTCGCACGACCGATCGCCAAGTTCGTGAGGTTATGAGAATCATGGAGCCATCAATTTGTCTTGGAGCTATACTTAACCGTTATGACGGTGGGCTCGGAGATGAATATGGCTATGGATACGGTTCATCTGCTTACGCAAATTATTATGATTGA
- a CDS encoding GumC family protein, translating into MILVQRRWWIIVPAVIGVMSALVALLVLPPTYRANATMLVQSAQLPSELLALDGTEVVARRMARIKEQVTARPDLITMIEKHGLYPEKRTSESLSQIVDEMREAVTITPNEAGKNNADDNTIAFELAYTYNEPAQAQAVAQDLMERILRLDASGNSEQAVNTAQFLQDQANTLDMQIAGLQGQISQITAANGGVLAGGATMIGGSSAGFDVQISSLQNENQQLQSQRQIALTSSERDPVVVAAEQQLAAARAVYAENHPDVVTARQRLAEARQLAKSNVTKLPVQSIDQQIAFNNSQIAALRAAKAQEDAQVRNRLASQARAPLVQQKLSELQQQLTALNASREEVQKSLMAAQAGVRAEDEQMGQRLVVVEPPVIPDEPTSPNRLLILALGIGGGLALGIALALAVEMFTRPIRDPSGLKRAMGVSPLGVVPVIAKTGSMTSPKSGRWTFLRFRRA; encoded by the coding sequence GTGATCCTGGTTCAGCGGCGCTGGTGGATAATCGTCCCTGCGGTAATCGGAGTGATGTCCGCATTGGTTGCTTTGCTCGTCCTTCCTCCAACATATCGCGCAAATGCGACCATGCTGGTTCAGTCCGCGCAGTTGCCAAGCGAACTGCTCGCACTCGACGGGACGGAAGTCGTCGCGAGACGAATGGCGAGGATTAAAGAGCAGGTAACGGCGCGCCCCGATCTTATCACAATGATCGAAAAGCATGGCCTGTATCCGGAGAAGCGAACCTCTGAATCATTGTCGCAGATCGTTGATGAAATGCGGGAAGCCGTTACAATTACACCAAATGAAGCGGGCAAGAATAACGCTGACGACAACACGATCGCTTTCGAGCTGGCCTATACTTACAATGAGCCCGCGCAAGCGCAAGCGGTCGCTCAAGATTTGATGGAGCGCATCCTGCGCCTCGACGCGAGTGGAAACTCGGAGCAAGCGGTAAATACTGCGCAGTTCCTCCAGGATCAGGCAAACACTTTAGACATGCAGATCGCGGGCTTGCAGGGCCAGATTTCTCAGATCACTGCGGCCAACGGAGGTGTGCTCGCTGGTGGAGCGACCATGATTGGTGGCAGCTCCGCGGGATTCGACGTTCAGATCTCGTCTCTGCAAAACGAAAATCAGCAACTTCAGAGCCAACGTCAGATCGCGCTCACTAGCAGCGAACGTGACCCCGTCGTCGTCGCCGCCGAACAGCAACTGGCTGCTGCGCGGGCCGTTTATGCAGAGAACCATCCCGATGTGGTCACTGCTCGCCAACGCTTGGCGGAAGCTCGGCAACTTGCCAAAAGCAACGTGACGAAGCTGCCGGTGCAGTCAATAGACCAGCAAATAGCATTTAATAACTCGCAGATCGCAGCTTTGCGGGCGGCAAAGGCGCAGGAAGATGCTCAGGTTCGCAACCGACTTGCCTCCCAAGCTCGCGCTCCGCTTGTCCAGCAAAAGCTGTCCGAACTGCAACAACAATTGACGGCGCTAAACGCAAGCCGGGAAGAGGTTCAGAAAAGTCTGATGGCTGCGCAGGCCGGTGTCAGAGCAGAAGATGAGCAAATGGGACAACGACTTGTCGTTGTCGAGCCGCCGGTTATCCCTGATGAGCCAACGTCGCCGAATCGCCTTCTGATTCTCGCTTTGGGGATTGGAGGGGGGCTCGCCCTCGGCATCGCGCTCGCCTTGGCGGTCGAGATGTTCACCCGTCCCATTCGTGATCCGTCCGGCTTGAAACGAGCGATGGGGGTTTCGCCGCTTGGGGTAGTGCCGGTCATTGCGAAAACGGGATCGATGACGTCTCCTAAATCGGGCCGATGGACCTTCTTGCGATTTCGGCGAGCGTAA